In a single window of the Flavobacterium sp. W4I14 genome:
- a CDS encoding multidrug efflux pump subunit AcrB (product_source=COG0841; cath_funfam=1.20.1640.10,3.30.2090.10; cog=COG0841; pfam=PF00873; superfamily=82693,82714,82866; transmembrane_helix_parts=Outside_1_3,TMhelix_4_21,Inside_22_76,TMhelix_77_99,Outside_100_103,TMhelix_104_126,Inside_127_207,TMhelix_208_227,Outside_228_548,TMhelix_549_571,Inside_572_577,TMhelix_578_600,Outside_601_603,TMhelix_604_626,Inside_627_646,TMhelix_647_669,Outside_670_683,TMhelix_684_706,Inside_707_736), which translates to MIVILTIPTSIIAGVLFLKLFGQTINIMTLSGLALAIGILVDESTVTIENIHQHFDMGKPKALAIWDACKEIAFPKLLILFCILAVFAPAFTMTGIPGALFLPLALAIGFSMVVSFLLSQTFVPIMANWLMVAHPKKGSEHHPGITQDEADFAATGITLESEKDTLNQKRVLVEREDFSGNGKIGFFDRFRNRFMRFLDRILPYRKSVVLVYLVVIIGLAALLLANIGRDVLPRVNSSQFQLRLRAPDGTRLERTEEKANVVLAELKKMVGEEHMGISSVYVGQHPAQFSVNPIYQFMAGPHEAVFQVSLKDFEEDMDDFKDQFREKIKKVLPDVKLSFEPIELTDKVLSQGSPTPVEVRIAGKNKKLNEKYANKILAELKEIPYMRDVQLAQPIKYPSLNIDIDRTRAAQIGVDMADISRSLIASTSSSRYTDKNIWLDEKAALPYSVQVQVPLNQMTSKDDIGEIPLLKNSARPVLSDVAKITPDTTAGENDNIGAMPFLSVTANLYHMDLGAASKDVEKAIKDVGELPRGLNVTAIGLSKVLTDTLDSLQSGLFVAIVVIFLMLAANFQSFKVPLVILTTVPAVILGSLLLLTITGSTLNLQSYMGIIMSVGVSIANAVLLITNAEQLRKHNGNALESAREAAALRLRPIIMTSIAMIAGMLPMAIGHGEGGGAVSPLGRAVIGGLLASTFAVLIILPLVFAWVQGKQTTNSMSLDPEDEESIHYIKGLQEKE; encoded by the coding sequence TTGATTGTAATCCTCACCATTCCAACCTCTATTATTGCGGGTGTTTTGTTCCTGAAATTGTTCGGACAAACAATCAACATCATGACGTTGAGCGGATTGGCTTTAGCCATTGGTATTCTGGTAGATGAATCGACGGTAACGATTGAAAACATTCACCAGCATTTTGATATGGGCAAACCCAAGGCCCTGGCCATTTGGGATGCCTGTAAGGAAATCGCCTTCCCAAAACTGTTAATCCTGTTTTGTATCCTTGCCGTATTTGCACCTGCCTTTACCATGACAGGGATTCCAGGAGCATTATTCTTACCCTTGGCATTAGCAATCGGCTTTTCGATGGTCGTTTCATTCCTGTTATCGCAAACTTTCGTACCCATTATGGCCAACTGGCTAATGGTTGCACACCCAAAAAAAGGCAGTGAACATCACCCGGGCATTACTCAGGATGAGGCTGATTTTGCCGCAACCGGCATTACACTCGAATCGGAAAAAGATACCTTGAACCAAAAAAGAGTACTGGTTGAGCGTGAAGACTTTAGTGGCAATGGCAAAATTGGTTTCTTTGATCGGTTCCGGAACCGTTTTATGCGTTTCCTTGATCGGATACTGCCTTACCGAAAATCTGTTGTTTTGGTTTATTTGGTGGTAATTATCGGTTTAGCAGCTCTATTACTGGCTAATATTGGTCGCGATGTTTTGCCAAGAGTTAACTCAAGTCAGTTTCAGTTGCGTTTACGTGCACCTGATGGAACACGTTTAGAACGTACCGAAGAAAAAGCAAATGTGGTTTTGGCTGAGCTGAAAAAAATGGTCGGCGAAGAGCATATGGGCATTTCTTCTGTTTATGTTGGTCAACACCCTGCCCAGTTTTCGGTAAACCCCATCTACCAGTTTATGGCAGGCCCGCATGAAGCTGTTTTCCAGGTTAGTTTAAAAGACTTCGAAGAAGATATGGACGATTTTAAAGATCAGTTCAGGGAGAAAATCAAAAAAGTTCTGCCTGATGTTAAACTTTCTTTCGAACCGATAGAGCTAACGGATAAGGTTTTGAGCCAAGGCTCTCCTACCCCTGTTGAAGTGCGTATTGCAGGCAAAAACAAAAAGCTGAATGAAAAGTATGCCAATAAAATCCTCGCAGAACTGAAGGAAATCCCTTATATGCGCGATGTTCAGCTTGCACAGCCCATTAAATATCCATCATTAAATATCGATATCGACAGAACACGTGCAGCGCAGATCGGGGTAGATATGGCCGACATTTCGAGATCATTGATTGCTTCAACTTCATCATCACGTTACACGGACAAAAATATATGGTTAGATGAAAAAGCGGCTTTGCCTTATAGTGTTCAGGTTCAGGTACCATTGAACCAAATGACCAGTAAAGATGATATTGGAGAAATTCCGCTATTGAAAAATTCGGCACGACCAGTTTTGAGCGATGTGGCAAAAATTACGCCTGATACCACGGCTGGCGAAAACGATAACATTGGTGCTATGCCTTTCCTATCGGTAACGGCAAACCTTTACCATATGGATCTGGGTGCAGCATCAAAAGATGTAGAAAAAGCCATTAAAGACGTCGGCGAACTGCCAAGGGGATTAAATGTTACCGCAATAGGCTTAAGCAAAGTGTTAACAGATACTTTAGACAGTTTACAATCGGGTTTATTTGTGGCTATTGTGGTAATTTTCTTGATGCTGGCAGCTAATTTCCAGTCTTTTAAAGTTCCATTGGTTATCTTAACCACTGTACCAGCAGTTATTTTGGGTTCACTATTGTTATTAACCATTACCGGATCAACCTTAAACCTGCAATCTTATATGGGGATTATCATGTCGGTCGGGGTATCTATCGCCAATGCGGTATTGCTCATCACCAATGCAGAGCAACTAAGAAAGCACAATGGCAATGCACTCGAATCGGCACGCGAAGCCGCAGCATTACGTTTGCGCCCAATTATCATGACGAGTATTGCGATGATTGCGGGTATGTTGCCAATGGCCATCGGTCATGGTGAAGGTGGTGGAGCAGTTTCTCCACTAGGCAGAGCCGTTATTGGTGGCTTACTGGCTTCAACATTCGCCGTACTCATTATATTGCCATTGGTATTTGCATGGGTACAGGGAAAACAGACTACCAATTCGATGTCACTTGATCCGGAAGACGAAGAAAGCATCCATTACATTAAAGGTTTACAAGAAAAAGAATAA
- a CDS encoding putative endonuclease (product_source=KO:K07461; cath_funfam=3.40.1440.10; cog=COG2827; ko=KO:K07461; pfam=PF01541; smart=SM00465; superfamily=82771), with protein MERGGCIYIMTNYQRTTLYIGVTSNLRSRIYEHQNKIHLKSFTAKYNLTLCVYYEVCTSIEEAIDREKQLKKWSREKKDVLINNFNKNWDDLTKIIYEWDE; from the coding sequence ATGGAACGCGGAGGATGCATTTACATTATGACCAATTATCAAAGAACGACATTATATATTGGAGTAACCTCTAATCTAAGAAGCCGTATTTACGAACATCAGAATAAAATTCACCTTAAATCCTTTACAGCAAAGTACAATCTAACGCTTTGTGTTTATTACGAAGTTTGTACATCTATAGAAGAGGCCATTGATCGCGAGAAACAATTAAAAAAGTGGAGCAGGGAGAAAAAAGATGTATTAATTAATAATTTTAATAAAAATTGGGATGATTTGACAAAAATTATATACGAGTGGGATGAGTAA
- a CDS encoding multidrug efflux pump subunit AcrB (product_source=COG0841; cath_funfam=3.30.2090.10; cog=COG0841; pfam=PF00873; superfamily=82693; transmembrane_helix_parts=Inside_1_12,TMhelix_13_32,Outside_33_354): MNLIRFALRKPISILVLVAGLFFFGIGAINQIKVDILPQMNLPVIYIAHPFGGYTPDQMEAYFGKQYVNILLFANGIKSIETKNTQGLMLMKLTYYEGTNMAQAAAELSALSTRAQAIFPPGSQPPFVIRFDASSLPVGQLVLSSPIRTNNELQDLANTYVRPSFSAIPGLLSPAPFGGSPRTIEINVNPSLLRSHNLTVDQVVEAIRLNNQTAPSGNVRIGDKNYITPTNYTIKKVKDFENIPLFKGSVQNLQLRDVATVKDGADLVAGYALINGKRSVYLSIAKSGDASTWDVVKNLKKNLPNIQNTLPEDVKLSYEFDQSVYVINAVKSLISEGAIGAILTGLMVLPFPGR, from the coding sequence ATGAATTTAATACGTTTCGCACTCCGCAAACCCATATCCATCTTAGTTTTAGTAGCTGGATTGTTCTTTTTCGGTATTGGGGCGATCAATCAGATCAAGGTTGATATCCTTCCGCAGATGAACCTTCCGGTAATTTATATTGCCCATCCTTTTGGCGGATATACCCCTGATCAAATGGAGGCTTACTTTGGTAAACAGTACGTTAATATCCTGCTTTTTGCAAACGGTATTAAAAGTATCGAAACCAAAAATACGCAGGGTTTAATGTTAATGAAGCTAACCTATTACGAGGGTACCAACATGGCCCAGGCAGCTGCAGAACTAAGTGCATTATCTACAAGGGCGCAGGCCATTTTCCCGCCAGGTTCACAACCGCCATTCGTGATCCGTTTTGATGCTTCATCGCTTCCTGTTGGGCAATTGGTATTAAGCAGCCCTATCCGCACCAACAATGAATTGCAGGATCTGGCCAATACTTATGTGCGCCCTAGTTTTTCAGCTATACCAGGTTTGCTTTCTCCTGCCCCTTTTGGAGGTAGTCCAAGAACGATAGAAATCAATGTAAATCCGTCGCTGTTGCGTTCACATAACCTAACGGTAGACCAAGTGGTAGAAGCCATTAGGCTAAATAACCAGACCGCACCTTCAGGAAATGTGAGGATTGGCGATAAAAACTATATCACACCAACCAATTACACCATTAAAAAGGTTAAAGATTTTGAAAACATTCCCTTATTTAAAGGCAGTGTGCAAAATTTGCAGCTCCGCGATGTAGCAACGGTTAAAGATGGAGCCGATTTAGTAGCAGGTTATGCCTTAATCAACGGCAAACGCTCGGTATACTTAAGTATCGCTAAATCTGGAGATGCCTCTACCTGGGATGTGGTTAAAAATTTAAAGAAAAACCTACCAAACATCCAAAATACCTTACCAGAAGATGTTAAGCTTTCTTACGAGTTCGACCAGTCTGTTTATGTAATCAACGCTGTAAAAAGTCTGATCAGTGAGGGCGCAATCGGTGCAATATTAACAGGTTTGATGGTTTTGCCTTTTCCTGGGCGATAA
- a CDS encoding uncharacterized protein YndB with AHSA1/START domain (product_source=COG3832; cath_funfam=3.30.530.20; cog=COG3832; pfam=PF08327; superfamily=55961) has product MENKTSITVETTVNAPVEKVWEFWNNPDHITKWAFASPDWHTPYSENDLKVGGKFKSTMAAKDGSMSFDFGGTYTTVDQHKKIEYTMEDGRAVSIVFDALSEQTRVTETFDAESTNPIEMQRGGWQAILDNFKSYTEQS; this is encoded by the coding sequence ATGGAAAATAAAACATCAATCACCGTAGAAACGACAGTAAATGCACCCGTAGAAAAAGTTTGGGAATTTTGGAATAATCCGGATCACATTACTAAATGGGCCTTTGCCTCACCAGATTGGCATACCCCTTATTCGGAAAACGATTTAAAAGTTGGCGGCAAATTTAAAAGCACTATGGCGGCTAAAGATGGCAGCATGAGTTTTGATTTTGGCGGAACCTATACCACGGTTGATCAGCATAAAAAAATCGAATATACCATGGAAGATGGCAGAGCGGTAAGCATTGTTTTTGATGCACTGAGCGAACAAACCAGGGTAACTGAAACTTTCGATGCCGAATCTACCAATCCAATCGAAATGCAACGTGGTGGCTGGCAGGCCATTCTGGATAATTTTAAAAGTTATACAGAGCAATCATAA
- a CDS encoding hypothetical protein (product_source=Hypo-rule applied; cath_funfam=3.40.50.1110; cleavage_site_network=SignalP-noTM; pfam=PF13472; superfamily=52266), giving the protein MKLTSFLSLTLLLTALFFKSFAQNKLQSSSFISFNGYSHTVAEKFGKSEAVTVAFLGGSITNMEGWRGLVSNYLAKTYPQTKFRFINAGIPSLGSLPHAFRLQRDVLDSGKIDLLFVESAVNDHANKTAEQTQRRALEGIIRHTLSKNPKTDIVIMAFADEDKNDDFNKGETPTEVKVHSDLAEYYHLPFINLALEVDKRIANGEFTWAADFKNLHPSPFGQQLYFNTIKTYLEENQKNTNKKASAGLPKIIDKFAYTKGQYLSINSAENLNTFSINKNWKPTDGLEGRPGFVNIPVLESNTRNSTFDLIFKGNAVGIAILSGPDAGTLHYRIDEGEEKMIDLYTQWSSSLHLPWYLLLGDQLTNRTHKLSVRISDQHNSKSTGYACRIAYFLVNSN; this is encoded by the coding sequence ATGAAACTAACCTCTTTTCTTAGCCTGACACTACTGCTTACGGCGCTATTTTTCAAAAGCTTTGCTCAAAACAAGTTACAATCTTCATCTTTCATCTCTTTTAACGGTTATAGCCATACTGTAGCTGAAAAATTCGGGAAAAGCGAAGCGGTAACCGTTGCCTTTTTAGGCGGGTCGATTACCAATATGGAAGGCTGGCGTGGATTGGTCAGTAATTATTTAGCCAAAACTTATCCGCAAACAAAGTTCAGGTTCATTAACGCAGGTATTCCGTCATTGGGCAGTTTGCCACACGCATTCCGCCTTCAGCGCGATGTACTCGACAGCGGAAAAATTGACCTGCTGTTTGTAGAATCAGCAGTTAACGACCATGCCAATAAAACCGCTGAACAAACACAGCGCCGTGCTTTAGAAGGAATTATCAGACATACCTTAAGCAAGAACCCGAAAACAGATATCGTAATAATGGCTTTTGCCGATGAAGATAAAAATGATGATTTTAATAAAGGTGAAACCCCAACTGAAGTAAAAGTACACAGCGATTTAGCTGAGTATTATCATTTGCCATTTATTAACCTGGCTTTAGAGGTTGATAAACGTATTGCCAATGGTGAATTTACCTGGGCAGCTGATTTTAAAAACCTGCATCCATCACCGTTTGGTCAACAACTTTATTTCAATACCATTAAAACTTATCTGGAAGAAAATCAGAAAAACACCAACAAGAAAGCCTCAGCAGGTCTTCCTAAAATCATTGATAAATTTGCTTATACCAAAGGACAATACCTTAGCATTAACAGCGCCGAAAACTTAAATACTTTCAGCATCAATAAAAACTGGAAGCCAACCGACGGGCTGGAAGGAAGACCAGGTTTTGTTAATATCCCAGTGCTCGAAAGCAATACGAGGAACAGTACCTTCGATCTGATTTTTAAAGGAAACGCCGTGGGGATTGCTATTTTATCAGGCCCGGATGCGGGTACACTCCATTACCGTATAGACGAAGGAGAAGAAAAAATGATCGATCTGTATACACAATGGAGTTCAAGCTTGCATTTGCCATGGTACCTGCTACTCGGCGATCAACTGACTAACAGAACGCATAAATTAAGTGTACGGATCAGCGATCAGCACAATTCAAAGTCTACAGGTTATGCCTGCCGCATTGCTTACTTTTTAGTAAACTCGAATTGA
- a CDS encoding membrane fusion protein (multidrug efflux system) (product_source=KO:K03585; cath_funfam=2.40.50.100; cog=COG0845; ko=KO:K03585; pfam=PF16576; superfamily=111369; tigrfam=TIGR01730) gives MNTKIFSTGLLSTGFLVSTAIYGCGHSESKVTPKKEKEAAIATFDLKKEKLSTKLSLPGELIALQQVDLYAKVSSFVKTLKVDIGSEVSKGQLLMTLEAPEMTSQLAATQSRIKAQEAIYTASKANYNRLYETSKTPGTISTNDLDQAMAKKNADLAQLEAAKAAYKEVGSVQDYLTIRAPFSGIISARNVNLGAYVGPTGKGSDLPLFTLQDQKNLRLAVSIPEIYTGYLKAGDEISFTVKSLPSQTFKAKVKRLSGALDLRLRAERIEMDVPNASKVLLPGMVAEVNIPLPANASTFIISKKALLDTSEGLFVLKVAENKAVKVGVKKGRETDDKVEVFGDLAEGDKLVAEPTEEMHEGMTIKP, from the coding sequence ATGAATACGAAGATATTTTCAACAGGATTATTAAGTACAGGATTTTTAGTGTCAACGGCCATATATGGCTGTGGGCACTCCGAATCGAAAGTAACACCCAAAAAAGAAAAAGAAGCAGCTATAGCCACGTTCGATCTTAAAAAAGAGAAGTTATCCACCAAACTGAGTTTGCCAGGCGAATTAATTGCTTTGCAACAAGTTGATCTATACGCTAAAGTAAGCAGCTTCGTAAAAACCCTAAAAGTTGATATCGGCTCAGAAGTAAGTAAAGGTCAATTATTAATGACTTTGGAAGCACCTGAAATGACTTCCCAACTGGCTGCAACCCAGTCGCGGATAAAAGCACAGGAAGCCATTTATACGGCGAGCAAAGCGAATTATAACCGTTTGTACGAAACCAGTAAAACCCCCGGAACGATCTCTACAAACGACCTGGACCAGGCCATGGCAAAAAAAAATGCAGACCTTGCACAACTCGAAGCAGCGAAAGCGGCTTATAAAGAAGTAGGTTCAGTTCAGGATTATTTAACCATCAGGGCACCTTTCAGCGGAATTATTTCAGCCAGAAATGTGAATTTAGGAGCTTACGTTGGTCCAACGGGTAAAGGCTCTGATTTACCTTTATTTACTTTACAGGATCAGAAAAACCTGCGCTTGGCCGTTTCCATTCCAGAAATTTATACCGGATATTTAAAAGCTGGTGATGAGATTAGTTTTACTGTTAAATCTTTGCCTAGCCAGACCTTTAAGGCTAAAGTGAAACGTTTATCAGGCGCTTTAGATTTACGCTTACGTGCTGAACGCATTGAAATGGATGTACCAAACGCTTCGAAGGTTTTATTACCGGGCATGGTTGCTGAAGTGAACATTCCGCTTCCGGCCAATGCCAGCACCTTTATCATTTCCAAAAAAGCTTTATTGGATACCAGTGAAGGATTATTCGTATTAAAAGTAGCAGAGAATAAAGCGGTTAAAGTAGGTGTAAAAAAAGGCCGTGAAACCGACGATAAGGTAGAAGTTTTCGGCGATTTAGCAGAAGGTGACAAATTAGTGGCAGAACCGACCGAGGAAATGCATGAAGGAATGACGATTAAACCATAA
- a CDS encoding hypothetical protein (product_source=Hypo-rule applied; cleavage_site_network=SignalP-noTM; superfamily=50630) — MKNFKFIIPALLVLFAACSEATRNTANSKSESMPQTTANKTDSLEVKMKINGNVAAGDPLLLRFVVYNNTDSVKTFCIWHTPFEPLMSSYLSITNEKGEEAQYKGAMAKRIMPPPASSYSKVNPGDSLVANADLLKAYDLKKGSSYKAVYTGGNMSGLVSKDTVTFIYTELH; from the coding sequence ATGAAAAACTTCAAATTTATTATCCCAGCGCTTTTAGTATTGTTTGCTGCCTGCAGCGAGGCCACCAGAAACACCGCAAACAGTAAAAGCGAAAGCATGCCTCAAACTACTGCTAATAAAACCGACTCGTTAGAGGTTAAAATGAAAATAAATGGCAATGTAGCTGCCGGCGACCCACTGTTGCTCAGATTTGTGGTGTACAACAATACCGATAGTGTAAAAACTTTCTGTATCTGGCATACACCTTTCGAACCTTTAATGAGCAGTTATTTAAGCATTACCAACGAAAAAGGAGAAGAAGCACAGTACAAAGGCGCAATGGCTAAAAGAATAATGCCACCGCCTGCATCGAGTTATTCGAAGGTAAACCCAGGTGATAGCCTGGTTGCAAATGCCGATTTACTTAAAGCCTACGATCTAAAGAAAGGATCGAGCTATAAAGCAGTTTACACAGGGGGAAATATGAGCGGCTTAGTATCCAAAGACACAGTTACCTTTATTTATACGGAACTGCACTAG
- a CDS encoding hypothetical protein (product_source=Hypo-rule applied), with protein MNVDIVLINRLKRLSIKIANLQLNTSGLQSNQQNKLSDQFEFTKK; from the coding sequence ATGAATGTTGATATTGTTTTAATTAATAGACTAAAACGATTAAGTATAAAGATTGCAAATCTACAGTTAAATACATCCGGATTGCAATCCAACCAACAAAATAAATTAAGCGATCAATTCGAGTTTACTAAAAAGTAA
- a CDS encoding outer membrane protein TolC (product_source=COG1538; cath_funfam=1.20.1600.10; cleavage_site_network=SignalP-noTM; cog=COG1538; pfam=PF02321; superfamily=56954; transmembrane_helix_parts=Inside_1_4,TMhelix_5_27,Outside_28_463) → MSRTSLFYFSLLFCISLSIGVNAQTLSLKQAVNTALNNYGTIKAKDNYANASKSSIQQAKREYLPNFSLSAQQDYGTINGQNGPQYGLGGLGTASSGPALDKQNWNAAFGGLYLANVNWDFFTFGKIRERIKIADAAYQRDKNDLEQEKFQQEIRVSAAYLNLLAAQRLSKSQQKNLDRAVTFKNTAIIRAKNGLIAGVDSSFAKAEVSNAKIALTKAKDLEQEQANRLGVLMGLTATSYELDTASITRIPGNLLEDTVIKSAHPLLKFYQNRVDVSQQQVNYFKKLYYPTFSLFGVVQGRGSGFSPGYALDQAAYSTSYADGINPTRGNYLIGIGMTWNLSTLLKNRPQVRAQEYISQGLKEEYNLVDQQLKAQLALAETKLTNALANYREAPIQVKAAADAYLQKNTLYKNGLTTLVDLTQALFTLNRAETDRDIAFTNVWQALLLKSAALGNYDIFINEF, encoded by the coding sequence ATGTCTCGTACATCTTTATTTTATTTTTCATTATTATTCTGTATCAGTCTATCCATCGGCGTAAATGCACAAACGCTTAGCCTTAAACAAGCTGTTAATACCGCATTAAACAATTATGGCACCATTAAGGCCAAAGATAATTATGCCAATGCATCAAAATCATCTATCCAACAGGCCAAAAGAGAGTATTTACCGAACTTCAGTTTAAGTGCCCAACAAGATTATGGAACCATTAACGGGCAAAACGGACCGCAATATGGTCTCGGTGGTTTGGGAACGGCCTCATCTGGTCCTGCTCTAGACAAACAAAACTGGAATGCTGCATTTGGGGGGCTCTATCTGGCCAATGTAAACTGGGATTTCTTCACTTTTGGAAAAATCAGAGAACGCATTAAAATTGCCGATGCCGCTTACCAAAGAGACAAAAATGACCTGGAACAGGAAAAATTCCAGCAGGAAATCCGTGTTTCTGCCGCCTATTTAAATCTGCTGGCTGCACAAAGGTTAAGCAAATCGCAACAGAAAAATCTCGATCGCGCTGTTACCTTTAAAAATACGGCCATCATCAGGGCCAAAAACGGTTTAATTGCAGGAGTAGATTCTTCTTTCGCAAAAGCCGAAGTTTCCAATGCCAAAATCGCTTTAACAAAAGCTAAAGATTTAGAGCAGGAACAGGCCAACCGTTTGGGCGTGTTAATGGGATTAACCGCAACCTCATACGAATTAGATACCGCTTCAATAACGCGTATCCCTGGCAACCTGCTCGAAGATACAGTAATCAAAAGCGCACATCCACTGTTAAAGTTTTACCAAAACCGGGTAGATGTTAGCCAGCAACAGGTTAATTATTTCAAAAAATTATACTACCCTACGTTTAGCTTATTCGGTGTAGTGCAAGGCCGTGGTTCGGGGTTTAGTCCAGGGTATGCCTTAGATCAGGCTGCTTATTCTACCAGTTATGCCGATGGTATAAACCCTACCCGTGGAAACTATTTGATTGGCATAGGAATGACCTGGAACCTGTCAACCTTACTTAAAAACCGCCCGCAGGTACGTGCACAGGAATACATTAGCCAGGGTTTGAAGGAAGAATATAACCTGGTTGATCAGCAACTTAAAGCACAGTTGGCGCTTGCAGAAACTAAACTGACCAACGCTTTGGCCAATTACAGAGAAGCACCTATCCAGGTAAAAGCAGCAGCTGATGCTTATCTGCAGAAAAATACGCTCTACAAAAATGGACTCACCACATTGGTAGACCTTACACAGGCCCTGTTTACCTTAAACAGAGCCGAAACCGATCGGGATATTGCCTTTACCAATGTTTGGCAGGCCTTGCTGTTAAAATCGGCAGCACTCGGCAATTACGACATATTTATCAACGAATTTTAA
- a CDS encoding AraC family transcriptional activator of pobA (product_source=KO:K18954; cath_funfam=1.10.10.60; cog=COG2207; ko=KO:K18954; pfam=PF12833; smart=SM00342; superfamily=46689,51215), which translates to MLSKNQELSTLQKKETLEDFYNKLKITRPEIPTPSLGMINDIGHFNVFNRTTVCSNVPSVFSRRDFYKISLIIGNGILHYPDAQIEIKGRALLFTNPNIPYSWESTSPKPAGFFCLFTENFIHNRNETLRDSLLWRINDSPVIHISEEQEVILTDIFTKMMKEMDGDYIHKYDLLRNYVQLIVHEALKVKPQDVVFKQNNASARLTSLFIELLERQFPIGSTEHILELKTAHDFAFRLLVHVNHLNHAVKEVTGKTTSEHISRRIATEAVALLKHTEWNIAQIAYCLGFEYPANFNIFFKRQMQCTPKGFRAN; encoded by the coding sequence ATGTTATCAAAAAATCAAGAGCTTTCTACCCTTCAAAAAAAGGAAACATTAGAGGATTTTTACAATAAATTAAAAATCACAAGGCCTGAAATTCCTACGCCAAGCTTAGGGATGATCAACGATATCGGGCACTTTAATGTTTTTAACCGCACTACTGTTTGCAGCAACGTACCATCTGTTTTTAGCCGCAGAGATTTTTATAAGATTTCGCTGATCATAGGCAATGGGATTTTGCATTACCCTGATGCGCAGATTGAAATTAAAGGACGGGCGTTACTGTTTACCAATCCGAATATTCCATATTCATGGGAAAGTACTTCTCCAAAACCTGCTGGGTTCTTCTGTTTATTTACCGAGAATTTTATCCATAACCGTAACGAAACCCTTCGCGATTCTTTATTATGGCGAATTAATGATAGCCCGGTAATCCACATTAGCGAAGAGCAGGAAGTTATCTTAACAGATATCTTTACTAAGATGATGAAAGAAATGGATGGCGATTATATCCATAAATACGATCTGTTAAGAAACTATGTGCAGCTTATTGTTCATGAAGCACTAAAGGTTAAACCTCAGGATGTTGTTTTTAAACAAAATAATGCATCGGCACGTTTAACTTCCTTATTTATCGAATTATTGGAAAGACAGTTCCCCATTGGCTCTACAGAACATATTTTGGAGTTGAAAACAGCCCACGATTTCGCCTTCCGCTTGTTGGTGCATGTAAATCACTTAAACCATGCGGTAAAAGAAGTAACCGGCAAAACCACATCTGAGCACATTTCGAGAAGGATAGCAACCGAAGCGGTGGCCTTGCTGAAACATACCGAATGGAATATCGCGCAGATTGCCTACTGTTTGGGTTTCGAATACCCAGCAAATTTTAACATATTTTTTAAACGTCAGATGCAATGTACCCCAAAGGGTTTTAGAGCAAATTGA